The Mustela lutreola isolate mMusLut2 chromosome 3, mMusLut2.pri, whole genome shotgun sequence genome includes a region encoding these proteins:
- the LRRCC1 gene encoding leucine-rich repeat and coiled-coil domain-containing protein 1 isoform X3: MKTATASAGICASWTKACGGLIPLHGIKHKLRYIDLHSNCIDSIHHLLQCVVGLNFLTNLILEKNGDDNPVCHVPGYRAIMLQTLPQLRILDCKNIFGEPINSSEINSSRLQCLEGLLDNLVSSDSPLNISEDEIIGSMPVVTPPIDEIVPLDQFASPTDTGLTSFISICPSSEPEKVNNENNFHNDMKLQKLDDQILQLLTETSDSLVDNVPEKDLRPKRDTDMTSESDYGNRKECNRRIPRRSKIPYHSKTIQTIKHHSKNNNPFMSCNRKMKPPFFKDLYIRSSLANCNMLEEAEEQKTEIIKVDNSSSEDPTYRTLIEQLEQEREKRWKAEQAEKKLMDYIAELHKHANEKKDIHSLAVLTTDRLREIIFKERNSKVQLEVMVHKLQNEIKKLTIELIKARDQQEDHIRHLRTLEKALEKMERQKGQQQAAQMRLIQEVELKAAAADTEINLLRTSLHQEKEQVQQLHELLALKEQEHRKELETREFFSDAEFQEALAKEVAKEERKHEQDIKEYQEKIDTLNQQYMDLENEFRIALTVEARRFQDVKDGFENVATELAKSKHALVWAQRKENESSSLIKDLTCMVKEQKTKLAEVSKLKQETAANLQNQINTLEILIEDDKQKSIQIELLKHEKVQLISELAAKESLIYGLRTERKVWGHELAQQGSTLALDRGKLEAQIESLYRENESLRKANECDNDALRIKCKIIEDQTETITKLKTCVQEREEQIKILQEKITEIQRCTQEQLDEKSSQLDDIIEKLERHNERKEKLKQQLKVKELELEEIRKAYSTLNQKWHDKGELLSHLEMQVKEVKEKFEDKERKLKAERDKSVELQKDAVEKLHSMDDAFKKQVDAIVEAHHAEIIQLASEKQKYIDSANLKVHRVEEEMRELLQETCKNKKAMEEKIRQLAFALTEIQQEM; the protein is encoded by the exons GGTACAGAGCAATTATGCTCCAGACGTTGCCACAGCTTAGAATCCTAGACTGCAAGAACATATTTGGTGAGCCAATAAATTCGTCAGAAATAAACTCATCACGCCTACAGTGCTTAGAAGGTCTTTTGGATAACTTAGTTTCTTCTGATTCTCCTCTAAATATAAGTGAAGATGAG ATAATTGGTAGTATGCCAGTGGTAACACCACCCATTGATGAGATAGTTCCCTTggatcagtttgcatcaccaacAGATACTGGTTTGACATCATTTATATCTATATGTCCATCTTCTGAGCCGGAGAAAGTTAACaatgaaaacaattttcataACGACATGAAACTTCAGAAATTAGATGATCAAATTTTACAGCTTCTCACCGAA ACTTCTGATTCTTTAGTAGATAATGTTCCTGAGAAAGATCTCAGACCAAAAAGAGATACAGATATGACTTCTGAAAGTGACTATGGCAACAGAAAAGAATGTAATAGAAGAATTCCTCGAAGATCAAAAATCCCATATCATTCCAAAACTATTCAGACTATTAAGCACCACAGTAAAAACAACAACCCTTTTATGAG CTGTAATCGTAAAATGAAACcacctttctttaaagatttatatataagATCATCTTTAGCAAATTGTAATATgttagaagaagcagaagaacagaagactgaaatcattaAAGTAGACAACAGTAGCTCAGAAGATCCCACTTACCGG ACACTTATTGAACAactagagcaagagagagagaagagatggaaagcTGAACAAGCTGAAAAGAAACTTATGGATTATATTGCTGAACTACACAaacatgcaaatgaaaaaaaagatattcatagCCTGGCTGTACTCACCACAGATAG gctaagggaaattatttttaaagagagaaattcCAAAGTACAGCTCGAAGTTATGGTTCACAAacttcaaaatgaaattaaaaaactaaCTATTGAATTAATTAAAGCAAGAGATCAACAAGAGGATCACATTAGACACTTAAGAACTCTGGAAAAAGCATTAGAAAAAATGGAGAGACAAAAAGGGCAACAGCAAGCAGCACAG ATGCGACTAATCCAAGAGGTGGAGCTCAAAGCTGCCGCGGCTGATACCGAAATAAACTTACTTAGAACTTCTCTTCATCAAGAAAAGGAACAAGTACAGCAACTTCATGAACTTCTTGCATTGAAAGAACAAGAACACAG GAAAGAACTTGAAACAAGGGAGTTTTTCAGTGATGCTGAGTTCCAGGAAGCCTTAGCTAAAGAAGTagctaaagaagaaagaaagcatgagcaggataTAAAAGAATACCAAGAAAAAATTGATACATTAAACCAACAATATATGGATTTAGAAAATGAATTCCGTATTGCTCTAACTGTTGAAGCCAGAAGATTTCAAGAT GTTAAAGATGGTTTTGAAAATGTTGCAACTGAGTTAGCAAAGAGCAAGCATGCTCTTGTTTGGGCCCAAcgaaaagaaaatgaatcttcCTCTTTAATTAAAGATCTGACCTGTATGGTGAAggagcaaaaaacaaaacttgcagAAGTTTCGAAATTAAAACAGGAAACAGCAGCAAATTTACAG AATCAAATCAACACCCTTGAAATCCTGATTGAAGATGACAAGCAGAAGAGTATTCAAATAGAACTTCTCAAGCATGAAAAAGTCCAGCTTATTTCTGAGCTAGCCGCCAAGGAATCGCTAATTTATGGTttaaggacagaaagaaaagtaTGGGGACATGAGCTGGCACAACAGG GATCAACTCTAGCCTTAGATCGTGGGAAATTAGAGGCTCAGATTGAAAGCTTATATAGAGAGAATGAGTCTTTGAGAAAGGCAAATGAATGTGATAATGACGCATTAAGAATTAAGTGCAAAATCATAGAAGACCAAACTGAAaccattacaaaattaaaaacc tgtgtacaagaaagagaagaacaaatcaaaatattacaagaaaagaTCACTGAAATACAAAGATGTACTCAAGAACAACTTGATGAGAAATCTTCACAACTGGATGACATAATTGAAAAACTGGAAAGacacaatgaaagaaaagaaaaactaaaacaacagTTGAAAGTAAAGGAATTAGAActtgaagaaattagaaaagctTACAG TACACTTAATCAGAAATGGCATGATAAAGGAGAGCTTCTAAGTCATCTTGAAATGCAAgtaaaagaagtgaaagaaaaatttgaagacaaggaaaggaaacTTAAAGCAGAAAGAGACAAAAGTGTTGAACTACAAAA ggatgCAGTGGAAAAGCTTCACAGTATGGATGAtgcctttaaaaaacaagttgATGCAATTGTTGAAGCTCATCATGCTGAAATAATACAACTGGCAAGTGAAAAGCAGAAATACATCGATTCTGCAAATTTAAAG GTTCATCGGGTTGAAGAGGAAATGCGTGAACTTCTTCAAGAAACATGCAAGAACAAAAAagcaatggaagaaaaaattagACAACTTGCTTTTGCTCTGACTGAAATTCAGCAAGAAATGTGA
- the LRRCC1 gene encoding leucine-rich repeat and coiled-coil domain-containing protein 1 isoform X5 — protein MTSESDYGNRKECNRRIPRRSKIPYHSKTIQTIKHHSKNNNPFMSCNRKMKPPFFKDLYIRSSLANCNMLEEAEEQKTEIIKVDNSSSEDPTYRTLIEQLEQEREKRWKAEQAEKKLMDYIAELHKHANEKKDIHSLAVLTTDRLREIIFKERNSKVQLEVMVHKLQNEIKKLTIELIKARDQQEDHIRHLRTLEKALEKMERQKGQQQAAQMRLIQEVELKAAAADTEINLLRTSLHQEKEQVQQLHELLALKEQEHRKELETREFFSDAEFQEALAKEVAKEERKHEQDIKEYQEKIDTLNQQYMDLENEFRIALTVEARRFQDVKDGFENVATELAKSKHALVWAQRKENESSSLIKDLTCMVKEQKTKLAEVSKLKQETAANLQNQINTLEILIEDDKQKSIQIELLKHEKVQLISELAAKESLIYGLRTERKVWGHELAQQGSTLALDRGKLEAQIESLYRENESLRKANECDNDALRIKCKIIEDQTETITKLKTCVQEREEQIKILQEKITEIQRCTQEQLDEKSSQLDDIIEKLERHNERKEKLKQQLKVKELELEEIRKAYSTLNQKWHDKGELLSHLEMQVKEVKEKFEDKERKLKAERDKSVELQKDAVEKLHSMDDAFKKQVDAIVEAHHAEIIQLASEKQKYIDSANLKVHRVEEEMRELLQETCKNKKAMEEKIRQLAFALTEIQQEM, from the exons ATGACTTCTGAAAGTGACTATGGCAACAGAAAAGAATGTAATAGAAGAATTCCTCGAAGATCAAAAATCCCATATCATTCCAAAACTATTCAGACTATTAAGCACCACAGTAAAAACAACAACCCTTTTATGAG CTGTAATCGTAAAATGAAACcacctttctttaaagatttatatataagATCATCTTTAGCAAATTGTAATATgttagaagaagcagaagaacagaagactgaaatcattaAAGTAGACAACAGTAGCTCAGAAGATCCCACTTACCGG ACACTTATTGAACAactagagcaagagagagagaagagatggaaagcTGAACAAGCTGAAAAGAAACTTATGGATTATATTGCTGAACTACACAaacatgcaaatgaaaaaaaagatattcatagCCTGGCTGTACTCACCACAGATAG gctaagggaaattatttttaaagagagaaattcCAAAGTACAGCTCGAAGTTATGGTTCACAAacttcaaaatgaaattaaaaaactaaCTATTGAATTAATTAAAGCAAGAGATCAACAAGAGGATCACATTAGACACTTAAGAACTCTGGAAAAAGCATTAGAAAAAATGGAGAGACAAAAAGGGCAACAGCAAGCAGCACAG ATGCGACTAATCCAAGAGGTGGAGCTCAAAGCTGCCGCGGCTGATACCGAAATAAACTTACTTAGAACTTCTCTTCATCAAGAAAAGGAACAAGTACAGCAACTTCATGAACTTCTTGCATTGAAAGAACAAGAACACAG GAAAGAACTTGAAACAAGGGAGTTTTTCAGTGATGCTGAGTTCCAGGAAGCCTTAGCTAAAGAAGTagctaaagaagaaagaaagcatgagcaggataTAAAAGAATACCAAGAAAAAATTGATACATTAAACCAACAATATATGGATTTAGAAAATGAATTCCGTATTGCTCTAACTGTTGAAGCCAGAAGATTTCAAGAT GTTAAAGATGGTTTTGAAAATGTTGCAACTGAGTTAGCAAAGAGCAAGCATGCTCTTGTTTGGGCCCAAcgaaaagaaaatgaatcttcCTCTTTAATTAAAGATCTGACCTGTATGGTGAAggagcaaaaaacaaaacttgcagAAGTTTCGAAATTAAAACAGGAAACAGCAGCAAATTTACAG AATCAAATCAACACCCTTGAAATCCTGATTGAAGATGACAAGCAGAAGAGTATTCAAATAGAACTTCTCAAGCATGAAAAAGTCCAGCTTATTTCTGAGCTAGCCGCCAAGGAATCGCTAATTTATGGTttaaggacagaaagaaaagtaTGGGGACATGAGCTGGCACAACAGG GATCAACTCTAGCCTTAGATCGTGGGAAATTAGAGGCTCAGATTGAAAGCTTATATAGAGAGAATGAGTCTTTGAGAAAGGCAAATGAATGTGATAATGACGCATTAAGAATTAAGTGCAAAATCATAGAAGACCAAACTGAAaccattacaaaattaaaaacc tgtgtacaagaaagagaagaacaaatcaaaatattacaagaaaagaTCACTGAAATACAAAGATGTACTCAAGAACAACTTGATGAGAAATCTTCACAACTGGATGACATAATTGAAAAACTGGAAAGacacaatgaaagaaaagaaaaactaaaacaacagTTGAAAGTAAAGGAATTAGAActtgaagaaattagaaaagctTACAG TACACTTAATCAGAAATGGCATGATAAAGGAGAGCTTCTAAGTCATCTTGAAATGCAAgtaaaagaagtgaaagaaaaatttgaagacaaggaaaggaaacTTAAAGCAGAAAGAGACAAAAGTGTTGAACTACAAAA ggatgCAGTGGAAAAGCTTCACAGTATGGATGAtgcctttaaaaaacaagttgATGCAATTGTTGAAGCTCATCATGCTGAAATAATACAACTGGCAAGTGAAAAGCAGAAATACATCGATTCTGCAAATTTAAAG GTTCATCGGGTTGAAGAGGAAATGCGTGAACTTCTTCAAGAAACATGCAAGAACAAAAAagcaatggaagaaaaaattagACAACTTGCTTTTGCTCTGACTGAAATTCAGCAAGAAATGTGA